Proteins found in one Oncorhynchus gorbuscha isolate QuinsamMale2020 ecotype Even-year linkage group LG15, OgorEven_v1.0, whole genome shotgun sequence genomic segment:
- the LOC123997038 gene encoding leucine-rich repeat-containing protein 15-like codes for MDLPINLIFLLLLAISGVLGVCPDGCQCKDNKILCHGRSITEFPSSVPGSTTTFYISNTNITALKPDDLAGFAEALGIFVVKDTGIREVFPGTFDLTHNLGALGFTGTELNDLPEALFLNLVKLESLTLSGNKFLVLRPAWLNSLAALRTLDFSKNLITSVPEKAFRSVTQLEHLTLARNGFNQLYRDTFRGLSKLKSLRLNRNALRAIPAGAFDDLVNLEELSLQDNAITHLPANLFSQLQRLKKLYLSSNRLTSLPEGILLNLPNLAQISLYENELQSLSPGVFGPMAVRELWLYDNRLTHLEEHTFSNLTQLRLLVLSRNQISSVSPGAFSGLAELGEVSLHTNLLTSLQENTFQGLHKLVNISLEHNYIHSLPAKLLQGHSHLGQLDLHNNSLLNLPSELLSTLTVANEVLLAENPWKCDQDIVPLRDWLTRNPTKANLSTVVCLTPSVLSGDSIAELTDEELMLSIPTALPDITPTEKRRKPHTPAPKWSTPSPAAEATPTQEQGEDTSSGQENGEGVSRNTQIIIIAVVCTAIITSLIVCCVCWRRNNRGSRNLGRRNKNNSVI; via the coding sequence ATGGACCTGCCAATCAACCtcatctttctcctccttcttGCCATCAGTGGAGTTCTTGGAGTGTGCCCAGATGGATGCCAGTGCAAAGACAACAAAATCCTTTGCCATGGCAGGTCAATCACAGAGTTTCCCTCCTCAGTGCCTGGTTCCACTACCACCTTCTACATCTCCAACACCAACATCACCGCTCTCAAACCTGATGACTTGGCTGGTTTTGCCGAGGCCCTTGGCATCTTTGTGGTCAAAGACACTGGGATCAGAGAAGTATTCCCTGGCACCTTTGACCTCACCCATAACTTGGGTGCCCTGGGATTCACAGGCACTGAGCTGAATGACCTGCCTGAGGCCCTGTTTCTAAATCTGGTGAAGCTGGAATCTCTGACTCTGAGCGGCAACAAGTTCCTGGTGCTTCGCCCCGCCTGGCTCAACTCCCTCGCTGCTCTGAGGACCCTGGACTTCAGCAAGAACCTCATCACATCTGTACCAGAGAAGGCCTTTCGCTCTGTCACTCAGCTGGAGCATCTCACCCTGGCCAGGAACGGCTTCAACCAACTCTACAGGGACACCTTCAGGGGCCTGAGCAAGCTCAAATCCCTGCGTCTGAACCGGAATGCTCTTAGGGCGATCCCTGCTGGAGCGTTTGATGACCTGGTAAACCTGGAGGAGCTCTCTCTGCAGGATAATGCCATCACTCATCTCCCCGCTAACCTGTTCTCCCAGCTGCAGAGGCTAAAGAAGCTTTATCTCTCCAGCAACCGGCTAACTTCCCTCCCAGAGGGGATTCTCCTCAACCTCCCTAACCTGGCACAGATCTCCCTGTATGAGAACGAGCTCCAGAGTCTGTCCCCAGGAGTGTTCGGCCCCATGGCCGTGAGGGAGCTGTGGCTGTATGACAACCGTCTGACCCACCTGGAGGAACACACCTTCAGCAACCTGACCCAGCTGCGTCTGCTGGTACTGAGCCGGAACCAGATCAGCTCTGTGTCTCCCGGGGCCTTCAGTGGGCTGGCAGAGCTGGGGGAAGTGTCCCTACACACCAACCTCCTCACCAGCCTGCAGGAAAACACCTTCCAGGGGCTGCATAAGCTGGTAAACATCTCCCTGGAGCACAATTACATCCACTCCCTTCCTGCCAAGCTTCTCCAGGGCCACTCCCACCTTGGCCAGCTGGACCTCCACAACAACTCCCTCCTCAACCTGCCCTCAGAGCTCCTCAGCACCCTCACGGTGGCCAATGAGGTGCTGCTCGCTGAAAATCCCTGGAAGTGTGACCAGGACATCGTGCCACTGCGGGACTGGCTGACACGGAACCCCACCAAGGCTAACCTCAGTACTGTGGTGTGCCTCACGCCCTCTGTCTTAAGCGGTGACAGCATAGCCGAACTGACTGACGAGGAGTTGATGTTGTCCATTCCGACCGCCCTCCCTGATATCACCccgacagagaagaggaggaagccCCACACCCCCGCTCCCAAGTGGAGCACCCCCTCCCCTGCTGCAGAGGCCACGCCCACCCAGGAGCAGGGGGAGGACACCAGCAGTGGGCAGGAGAACGGAGAGGGTGTGTCCAGGAACACGCAGATCATTATCATCGCGGTGGTCTGCACCGCCATCATCACCAGTCTCATTGTCTGCTGCGTCTGCTGGAGGAGGAACAACAGAGGCAGCCGCAACCTTGGCCGCAGGAACAAAAACAACTCGGTCATCTAG